The genomic stretch TAATTATCCATTAGTGGTAGTAAATAGAGAAGATTTTGACAAAAAAATTGCTCAAATTAAGTATTTATTAGAAGATTTAATAACAGAATCCCCGGGTCATGATCTGCTAAATAAATTCAATGAAAAAATATTGATCATTGACCAAAAAAGTCAAAAAAAAGACTTAAATTTAACTATAGTTAGTCAAAATAAGATTACTCCTCAAACTTTAGTTAATAGTTTAAAACAAGAATTTGCTGAAAATATTGTATATTCGATCGAGTCTGATATTTTTAATTATACTAACTACCAATCATCAGATGATGATAATTTTAATTTCAAAAATTTGTCTTTAGAATCGGATTTTATTTTATTTATTCTTCATGGAGATATAACGGAATCAGAGAAAAAAGTTATTGAAAAAATTAACATCAACCAAAGAATATTAGTTTTATTTAATGATATAGATTATCCATTATTAGAAGAAAAAAATCTTATTTTTGAAAATATTAAAACTAAACTAAAAGGGATTATTAATGCAGAATTTATTATTAAAATAGCTACTAATACTCAAAAAGTTAAAGTGAAAAAATATATTGATAAAATTAACTATAAAGAGTGGGAAGAAGTATCTCAAGGACAATATAATAGTTTATTTAATACATTAAGAATTACTTTTGAAAAAGAAAAGGAAAATTTAATTATAGCCACATCCTACCGGAACTCGATCGACCTAGAAAAAGAAATCAGGAAAGAATTAAATATTATTAGAAAACAAAAAGCATTACCGTTAATTGAAAAATATCAAATCATTGCTGCTACGGCTACTTTTGCTAATCCTGTTTCTAGTTTAGATTTATTAGCAACAGCGGCTATCAATACTCAAATGCTCATAGATTTAAGTGCTATTTATAAACAATCATTATCTGTTAATCAAGGAAAAGAAATCTCGATCGAACTAGCAAAATTAATGGTTAAATTAGGCATAGTAGAAGTTTCTAGTCGAATGATTACTACTATTTTAAAAAGTAATGCGGTTACTTTTATCGCCGGAGGAATTATTCAAGGAATTAGTGCAGCTTATTTAACTCGTCTTTGTGGTTTAAGTTTAATTGAATATTATGAAGTTGCAGAATTAAAAGATAATGAAGGAATTAATTTAAGTGTTATTAAAGAGAAATTACAGTTAATTTTTCAACAAAATCGTGATAATAATTTCTTCAATAAATTTATCCAAAAAACTTCTTTACAATTCCAAAATAGTTAATGGACATCAAACTCTTGTAAAAAAAAATACGAAATTATTACAAGAGTCTTTCTCTGTTATTCAATAGAAGACCATGCTTGTATGGCTATTGGAACAATAGGTGTTATGAGTTCGACGATCGCTTCTGCATAAGCTCCGATTTCACTTTGAGCGCCCTCCCCTCTACGCAAATCAATGAAATTCAATAAGGCTTGTAAGCTGACAGTCCAAACCCAACTTGTATAAACGGAGGGTATTAAAACCCCTCTTGCTTGTTCTCTACCAACTCCCAGTGCTAATAATTGACTATAGGCTTTATAACTAGCCTCACATTGTTGTTTATAAATGGAAATTGCCAAATTATTGTCTTCTACATCTAAACTACCGATCGTGGCTTGTTTATTATTCTTCGATTGTTTTCTAAAAACTTGAGGAATATAAAACTCATTACTATCATCGATCGCAACATATCTGAAACTCTTTTCGTTCCATCCCAACTGCTCGTCATTATGATTACTTGCAACAATATGCTTGTACCACTGGCGTGCTATAAAAAGAGGGGCTTTAACTTTAAATTTAAAGACAACCCCTCGAAAAGGACTGGTATGATTATGAGTTATTAAATAGTTAATTAACTTAATATCTTTCTCATTTAACTCTTTAGAACTTTTCTCAAAGGATGCTCTTGCATCATTAACAATACTTAAATCATTACCCATAAAATCTATGAGTTCTATTTTACTTTTTCCATCTTTTAAGGGATCTTTATAATTCATAATAATTATAGTATTTTTATGGTAATATTAAACAATTTATTTACTAATTTTTTATTCTTAAATAACTTCGTCTATCTATGAGTATAATATCAAAAATTTCTCTGAGATTTTTAATCATTTTCTTCTTACCTTATTACTTATTAGTTTGTTTTAACCAAAATTCTATTTTTTAAAATTAACTTTCTAATTCGGCTAATTCCATCCATTTTGTGGTTGCTATATCTATTTCTTGATTAATATTAGCTAATTCCAGGGTTAATTTATTTAAGGTTTCATAATCTTGTTTAGCAATATATAATTTTGTCTCGACTTCTGTTTTTTTTATTTCTAAACTAGGAATTATTTTTGTCTCTAGTTTCTCTAATTCTTTTCTTTGATAATTAGACATTTTTCTTATATTTGTACTAAAGTTTTGGTCTTTTACTTCTACATTTTTACTTTGTTTTACTACTTTGTTATTAGCATTTTTTTCTTCTTGTAATTGTTTTTCCTGTTTCTTTTTATAATCTAAATAAACTGAGTAATTACCCGGATATTGACGCAAATTTCCATTACTTTCAAAAGTAAAAATAGTATCTACGGTTCGATCGAGAAAGTACCGATCATGAGATACTACTATTACACAACCCTTAAAAGACTCGATATATTCTTCTAAAACTGCCAAAGTTTGTACATCTAAATCGTTAGTAGGTTCATCCAAAATTAATACATTTGGATTACTAATTAGCATTCTGAGCAAAAATAAACGGCGTTTTTCCCCTCCTGAAAGTTTAGCAATAGGAGAATATTGTTGATTGGGTGTAAATAAAAATCTCTCTAGCAGTTGAGATGCACTAATTTGACTTCCGTCAGAAGTTTCGATATAAGTAGCTACATCTTTAATATATTCGATCGCGCGTTGTTCATTTTGGGCTGCGGTGATTAAACTGTCAGAATGTTGATCAAAATAACCAATATGAATAGTACTACCTATCTCTACTTTACCGTTATCTGGCTCGATAGTAGCCATGATTAAATTCATCAAAGTTGATTTACCAACACCGTTACCGCCAATAATACCGACTCTGTCATCTGGGGCAAACTCATAGGTAAAATCTTTAATTAAAGTACGATCGCCAAAGGATTTGCTAATATTATCTAATTCGATGACTTTTTTACCGATACGACGACTAGGAGTATCAATTTCTACTTTACCTTGAGTTTGTTTAAACTCCTTATCCTTCATTTCATAGACACGATCGATTCTGGCTTTTTGTTTCGTACTACGGGCTTTAGGCCCTTTTTTAAGCCACTCTAACTCCCGTCTTAATACCCCTTGATGTTTTCTCTGACTACTAGCTACTGATTCCTCTGCTAACGCCTTCTTCTCAAGATAATAACTATAGTTTCCACTATAACTATACATATCTCCTCGATCGATTTCCAGAATACGAGTTGTAACTTGATCTAAAAAATATCGATCGTGGGTAATAAGGAAAATTGCACCTTGAAACTTTTGCAAATATTCCTGTAACCATTGCACCGACTCCGCATCAAGATGGTTAGTAGGCTCATCCATTAATAATAAATCAGGTTCAGCCATCAAAGCAGAAGCAAGGGCAACTCTTTTACGATAACCCCCCGATAAATCCCCCATTTTTGCCTCAAAATCACTAATTCCTAACTTATCTAGGATAATTTTGGCGTTAGTTTCTAAATCCCAAGCATTAGCCCCATTGATTTTTTCTGTTACTCGTTCTAATTTACCCATCAACTGCTCTTGAGTTATAGTATCAGCATGAGCGATACGATGAGATAAATCTTCATATTCTTTAATCCACTGCATTTGTTCGCCACTATAGACGAAAACTTGCTCTAAAACAGTGTTATTTGCCTCAATTTCTGGTTGTTGAGGAAGATATATAATTTTTGAACCTGATTTCACCACCATTTCCCCTCCATCATGGGGCTCTAATCCTGCTAAAATTTTGAGGAGAGTTGATTTTCCCGAACCATTAACTCCAATTAAACCAACTTTATCATTATCATCGATACTGAAACTAGCACCTTTAAGAATTTCTTTAATCCCAAAATCTTTTTTGAGAGATTGTACCGTGATAATCGTCATTTTAATTATTAGTAATTGATAATTATTTTATTTGAAATTGTAAATTTGTAGTTACACTTATTTTCAAAACTTATAATAACATATAACTGTTAGCTTTTAGCTTTTAGCCTTTTTTCCATTAAAGAATAAGTAATCAATTACTAATGTTAACCAGAAATTTTACTTCACAATAGCTAATTACTGATACACTTAAATTTTAGTTAGTTTTTTTTTAATAAGATGTCTCACCATAGAGAACAAAATTTGGATAAGTTTCAATTATCTTTATATTTAATGCCTTTATTTGGACCGATTTGGGCTTTAATTAATCTTAAATTTTTCCCTTATAATCTCAATTCTGAACAGAAAAAAACTAGCCGTATATCTTTGCGATTGGGATTAGCTTGGTTAATTACTTATAGTACTTTATGGGCTGGAGGAAGTCTTACATCAGATTTGCTTTCTATTCGTTTACTTTATTTTAATGGTATTATTACCACCACTTATTTTTTAATTTGTTTAATTTTAATTACCAGACTCTGGAGTAAGAAAAATTAGCAAGGTTGATGGTTAATTGGTATAATCATGGATTGCTCATTGTTAATTAAATAAAATGTCCATCCGTCAACAGCCGAGAAGAACTGCTAGAATATTAGCCTTACTTAGTTTAAGTCAAATAAAAATTAAATCTGACACTTTAGAAGATATTGAAATCAATGATCTGATTTTGGGTGCAATTCGCACTTTGACTTTAGAAATTGAAAGTACTATTGAAACCGCCTCTGATGAGTTAAATCGTAGTAATGATCATTTATTTAAGAGTGATACTCGTGCTACTAATATTGGTAGTGCAAAAAGTATGTTAAAAGATGCGATCGTATTAACCCAAAAAGCGATTAATCGTATAGGTAATATTATTGAAATACCTGAGTTTGTGCAATTATCTCGACAACACGAAGTGAGAGAATATGCCTTAGAATTAATTGGTACAGTCGATCGACGTAAAACAGAAATTGAGGCTATTTTAAATGAGGTAATGATAGATTGGACATTAAACCGTCTTACCCAAATTGATGCTAATATTCTACGGTTAGCTGTGGCAGAAATGACTTTTTTAAATATAGAACATAAAGTAGCTATTAATGAAGCGATCGAGATTGCGAAAAATTACTCCGATGAAGACGGTTATCGTTTTATCAACGGGGTGTTAAGAAAAGTTAGCGACAAAATCAAACAATAATTTACCAAGGGTGAACTATAAAATTATAGGTCAACAGAGGGAAAAGACAACCGGCAACAGGGAAAACTATAGCGTTTCTTACAATGATGAGGTACAATTTTGAGATGAAAAAATGTAGACGATATTAACATTAATCTAATGCGTCCCTACTCTTTGGATTTAAGACAAAAGATTATTCATGCTCGTGAAAAGCAACAATGCTCCATTCGTCAATTAGCTAAGAATTTTGGTGTGGCAAAAAGTTTTGTACAAAAGATAATCAAGCAGTATCAAGAAACTGGGGATCTCAAACCTCGTCATTCAGGGGGAAGACCCCCCAAAATAAATCCTGAACAAACGGTTGTCCTGTTAGAAATTATCAACGAAAATAATGATGCTACTCTCTGGGAATTAGCCGAGTTATTTGAGAAAAAAACTGGACTTAAACTCAGTACATCGACTATTGACAGAATCAGTCGTAAATTTGACGATACTGTCAAAAAAAAACACTGTATGCCACAGAAAAACATAGTGAGAGAGTTCAACAAAAAAGATCTGAATATTGGGATAAAGTGAGAGAAATTAATGAAGAGGACTTAATTTTTGTGGACGAATCGGGAAGTAATTTAGCAATGCTTCGCCTTTATGGTAGGGCAAAAAAAGGGTACAGAGTCAGAGGAGAAAAACCCCAGAAAAGAGGGGGTAATGTTTCTATAGTGACGGCAATATCCTTAAAGGAAGTAGTAGCATCAAGAAATATTTATGGTTCTGTAGATGGATTAACTTTTGAGGCTTTTGTGATCAGAGATTTAGTGCCCAAATTATGGGTGGGAGCTTGTGTAGTTATGGATAATGCAAAAATTCATTTAGGAGAAACAATTAGAAAGGAAATAGAGAAAGTGGGGGCATCATTGGTGTATTTATCACCCTATTCCCCAGATTTTTCACCCATTGAAAATTTTTGGTCGAAAGTCAAAAATCAGATCAGAAAACTAAAACCGAGAAATTATCATGATCTAGTAGAGGCGATTGGAAAAGCCATGGAGCAAGTAACACAGTTAGATATGCACAATTGGTTCACCCATTGCTGTTACTGTACCTCATCATTCTGATAAATGCTATAATAAGAATTGATTACTTCAATTATAGTCATTAAAAATAAGAATGAGACACTTAACTGTCACAATAACTGCGGATTATTTCATCTAAACTAATATCTTCTTTACTATACATTCTTGCCCTTTTTAATGCACTAAAATCATGTTCAATATCATTAAAGTCAGGAGAATAAGTTGGCAAAAATATCACTTGATGCCCTGCATTTTCTACTAACTCTTTTATTTTATTTTTTCTATGAATTGGTGCATTATCCATGATCAGTATTGAAAATTCTTTCAGGGATGGTAATAAATATTTTACAAGCCACACTTCAAAACTTTCTGCATTTAAACTTCCCCTGAAAATCATTGGTGCAATAAAGTCTCTTTCTTTTTTTCTTCTTCCTGCTACTAAACTTTCTCTTTTTCCTCGTTTTCCTTGCTTATTTCCATAAATTTTTTTCCCTTTTTTTGACCATCCATAAATACAACTACTTTTTTCTTCAAACCCAGATTCGTCAATAAATACAAGACTTTTGATGCCATGTTTTTTTACTAATTCTCTTATTGTTATTAAGTATTTTATTCTCTCTGTACTATTTCTCTCTCTATAGCGTAACTGTTTTTTTTTCTAGTAATCTTCATTCTTTTAAAAGCATAAGATATAGCGGGAACTGTTACTCCAAACTTGTTTGCTCTCTCAATTAATTTATCATCGGGATTTTCTATCACATCACGGTATAATGCTGACCAATTTAATTTGCGATGTCGATATTTCACGATAGTTGGTTTTAAATTTTCTCTGGTTAACCAGCGATATATTGAAGCTCTTGATACCCCGAAAATTCTACTTGCTTTAGTTACACTACCTTTATTCTCTACATCGTCAATAACCTTTTCTCTCAATTCTAAATTATGATACATTATAGTATTAGTAAAATCTGAATATTTGTTGATTTTAATTCTATCACTAACTGTCTCAGTGTTATTTTAAATAACTATATTTATAAATATTTCTCCCATTTCCTACCATCACCAAAATACTTTTTCAGCAACCCCTATTTAGAGTTAAGGGCATCTTTTAGTCCATCTCCAATATAGTTAATACTTAATACTGTGAAAAATATTGCCAACCCCGGAAATATTGCCATATAAGGAGCAGATGTGAGATAATTTTGAGCATCATACAACATCCTTCCCCATGTAGGAATATCTGGGGGAAAGCCTAATCCTAAAAAGCTAAGGGTAGATTCTACAATAATGGCATTACCAACGGCAAGGGTAGCGGCAACGATAATAACACTGAAAACATTGGGAAGAATATGGACTAGAATTATACGTCCTGAATTTGCTCCCAAACTTTTGGCGGCGGCAATAAATTCTCTTTCTTTGATTTGTAAAAATGAACCTCTGACTAATCTTGCCACAGACATCCAATTTAGTAAACCTATAACAAAAACAACTAAGACGAAAATCCCTATTTGGGCTCCAAAAATTTCTTTGATGGCATCCCGAAACAAATAAACTATTAATAATAAAACAGGTAACTGAGGTAAGGATAAAAATATATCCGTTAATCTCATCAAAATATTATCCAGAATACCGCCAAAATAACCTGCGATCGAGCCTATAATTGTCCCTATAATTATAGAAACTATCATGGCTGAAATTCCCACTGTCAAAGAAATTCTACCGCCAAATAAAGCTCTTGCTAGTTGATCTTGACCTAGATCATTTGTACCAAATGGATGTTGCCAACTGGGGGGGAGAGTAGATTGTGCAAAATTAATTTTATCAATTGAAGTTTGATAAACGATCGGTAAGAATAGAATACTGACAATGATCACAATTAAGGTTAATAATCCTGCGATCGCCATTTTATCTTTACTAAATTTACGCCAAAACATGGAATATAATTAAGAAAATATTTAATAATTTTAATTTAGGTATTTTTTTCACTTAAAACCTTAATTAAATCATCTTTTTTCATTTTACTAATCCCAACAATACCTCTTTTTTTTGCCATCGCTTTTAAATTTACTGCTGTCATAGTTCTAAGTATATTAACATCAATAATATTATTAGGCAAAGACTCTGTCATATTTTCTCTTTAAAGTTAAAGTCGCCGCCATATTAACACTTGTGGTAGTTTTACCAACACCACCTTTATTGTTATAAACAGTTATGGTTAAGGCTTGATTCCGTTTTTCAATTTGACGACGAAAATCAGCGATTATCTCATCAATATTTCCTTCTTCCAGAGAAATACATTCAGAGGCAGGAAAAACTACCTTTCCATGACGGCGAAATAATTGGAGATGAATTGAATTAGTAATCATCCCCCATTGAGCTTGACGACAGTTAGGGGCTAAAAGATATTGTTTTAGTTGTTTTACCGTACTATTATATTGAGGACTTCCTTGAGCTAAATTAATTTCTTTGCCTTTTAATTCTAGTAACAAATAAGGATTTGTTTTAGTAAATAAAAAAACATCATCTCCAACAGTTTTTCTTGCTGCTCGATCGACAAATTTTCCATTACCATCAGGATATTGTGGATAAATTTCTTGATCTTCAAATCCCAAGGCATTTAATAAAACAGACGCAAAATTAACATCAATAACTGCTTCACTAGCGTTTTCAGGAAGATTGAATAATAATTTACTAAGATTAGTTGTCTTATTCATGAACAAGTTTTTGTTTTAGATAGATTTAACTTTAATTATCAATATATTTCAAAAATAGAAAAACTAATACTTAAATAACTTTGATCTTGGAGTACTACTATACCATCTAAACAATACTTTTCCTAATAATTTGGGATCGTGACGTACATAAGTACTTTCTTGATTTTCGCTCATGATGTTGGCTTGAACAATTCTTCTACCTAATTTAACCACTTCTTCTCGATCGAGATATACTGGATGACAATGTTTTAGGGCATATTTTCTTAATACTTCTTCCGATGGCGATCGTCCTTGTACTAACACTGCATCAAATATTTTACCACCACAAACTTGGTCGATTGCTCTAATATGATCACTTACAGTATAACTATCGGTTTCTCCTTTTTGGGTCATTATATTACAGATATAAATTTTAGGAGCAGAACTTTTAGCGATCGCCTCTCGAATTTCTGGTACAAGTAAATTAGGAATAATGCTAGTGTATAAACTACCTGGCCCCATGATAATATATTCTGCTTGTTGAATGGCTTTAATCACTGCGGTTGTTGCCGGAGGATAAGAAGGATTACACCCCACTTCCACAATTTTCCCACCCGCTTCGGGGATATTAGACTCCCCTTCTACCACTCTACCATCCGCAAACCTAGCCCATAAAGTCACATCACTTAACGTTGCCGGTAAAACCCTTCCTCTAATAGCTAATACTTTTGAACTAGCCTCGATCGCACCTTCCAAATCTCCTGTTATCTCTGTCATCGCCGTTAAAAAAAGATTACCAAAACTATGGCCATTTAATCCCTCTCCTGCGGTAAAACGATATTGGAATAACTCCGTCAACAATTTTTCCTCATCGGCTAAAGCCGCAATGCAATTGCGAATATCCCCCGGTGGTAACATTCCCATTTCCCGACGTAACCTACCCGAAGAACCACCATCATCAGCTACCGTAACAATAGCCGTAATATTAGCACTATAATCCTTAATTCCCCTCAATAAAGTCGATAAACCCGTACCACCACCGATAGCAACGACTTTTGTGCCACGATTTAAACGACGATAATTCCACAAAACCTCGATTAAATCCTCATCACTATTAGGTTTTAAAACCTCTGTAATAGAGCCTAAAGTGCGAGTTTGTCCCCAATATAATAAAAATAAACCAATAATTAAAACGAGAGGCCCTGAAATATAACTAGGAATATTATTAGTAATTTTATTAAGAAGCTCAATAACAAAGTCTAAAAAGCGATAAATGGGAGTTAATTTAGTCCAAATAGCCAAGCCTAACACCGTCATTAAAATGCCGATCATGCTAGTAAGTAACCAACGTTTAACCAGAATACCCGGTGATAACCATTTGTACAGGTGATTGACTTTTTTACGACCGTTACGACTATTAACCATAAAATTGGTGATTCTAACAACGAACAATGAATAGTGAACCATTAACAATCTAATCTTAACCGTCAACCGTCAACTGTCAAGAGTCAACTTTCTTAAACGGCTGAATACATGATACAATTTTCTTTATAGCTAGGGGTGTCTAAAAAATTAGGCTGAGAAAAACCCTTAGAACCTGAGACTGGGTAATACCAGCGTAGGAAAGCTGTTTATTGAGGACAAAATATGAGAACAGAATGGATAGCTAAACGTAGTGGACAAGCTAATGTATCCCAGATGCACTATGCCCGTCAAGGTGTGATAACGGAAGAAATGCACTATGTAGCGAAAAGAGAGAATTTACCCGTTGATTTAATTCGGGATGAAGTGGCAAGAGGAAGAATGATTATTCCAGCGAATATCAATCATCCTAATCTTGAACCTATGGCGATCGGTATTGCTTCTAAGTGTAAAGTAAATGCTAACATTGGTGCATCTCCCAATAGTTCTAACATCGATGAAGAAGTCGCTAAACTACATTTAGCTGTCAAATATGGTGCTGATACTTTAATGGATTTATCGACAGGAGGCGGTAACTTAGACGAAATTCGTACCGCAATTATTAAGGCTTCTCCTATTCCCATCGGTACTGTACCTATTTATCAAGCCTTAGAGAGTGTTCATGGTAACATTGAAAATCTTACTCCTGATGACTTTTTACATATCATCGAAAAACACGCTCAACAGGGTGTGGATTACATGACCATTCACGCAGGAATTTTAATTGAACATTTACCCTTAGTGCGTAATCGTATTACTGGTATTGTTTCTCGTGGCGGTGGTATTATCGCTCGTTGGATGTTGCATCACCATAAACAAAACCCTCTTTATACTCATTTTGACGAAATTATCGAAATTTTCAAAAAATACGATGTTTCTTTTAGTTTAGGGGATTCTCTACGCCCCGGTTGTACCCATGATGCTTCTGATGAAGCACAATTAGCCGAGTTAAAAACTTTAGGACAATTAACTCGCAGAGCATGGGAACATGATGTTCAGGTTATGGTAGAAGGACCCGGTCATGTACCGATGGATCAAATTGAGTTTAACGTAAAAAAACAGATGGAAGAGTGTTCTGAAGCACCTTTTTATGTGTTAGGGCCTCTCGTTACTGATATTGCACCGGGTTATGACCATATTACCAGTGCGATCGGTGCGGCTATGGCTGGTTGGTATGGTACGGCAATGTTATGTTATGTCACTCCAAAAGAACATTTAGGCTTACCGAATGCTGAAGATGTGCGTAATGGTTTAATTGCTTATAAAATTGCGGCTCATGCGGCAGATATTGCCCGTCATCGCCCCGGTGCCAGAGATCGAGATGATGAATTATCGAAAGCTCGTTATAACTTCGACTGGAATCGTCAATTTGAGCTATCTTTAGATCCCGAACGTGCTAAAGAATATCATGATGAGACATTACCTGCAGATATTTATAAAACTGCGGAATTTTGCTCTATGTGTGGCCCTAAATTCTGTCCCATGCAAACCAAAGTTGATGCGGATGCGCTTACTGAGTTAGAAAAATTCTTAGCAAAAGAAAGTGAAGTCGTAGCAATGGCTAAATAATTACTTTTTAGGGTGGGCATTGCTCACCTTTAACCTAGTCAAAATAGATAAAATATTCAAAAATTTATTACTAATATATCTCTCAGTACTGTGCATTTTTATTTATAAACATTCTCTTAGTAACTAATTCTCTTATTTTTTTGCAACTATGCACATAAAAGGTACAACAAAATTATTAGGTATTATCGGTGATCCGATCGAACATTCTAAGTCCCCAGTGATGCAAAATGCGGCGATCGAGATGTTAAATTTAGATTATGTATATGTCCCTTTTGAGGTGAAAAAGGAAGACTTAGAAATAGTTTTTAAAGGGTTTCAGGCAATAAATTTAAGGGGTTTTAACGTTACTATCCCCCATAAAGAAAATGTGATCTCTTTTTTAACAAAAATAACAGACACTGCTAAAAAAATTGGTGCTGTCAATACTGTTTGGTTAGGGGGGGAAGGTTGGCACGGCACAAATACTGACATTGATGGTTTTATTGCCCCTTTGAAAGAGTTAAATCGAGATTGGACTAAAATTACTCCTATGGTTTTGGGTGCGGGTGGTGCTAGTCGAGCTGTAATTGTGGGATGTGAGCAATTAGGATGTCAGGAAGTTAGAGTTATTGGTAGAAATCTTGAGAAATTAGAAGCATTAAAAGATAGTTTTGCCTATAGTAATCTTAATTGTCAAATATCAGTTTATTCTTGGGATAAGTTAACAAACTTGATTCCTGATAGTGAGTTAATTGTCAACACGACTCCTATTGGAATGTACCCAAATATTGACAATTCTCCCTTGACAAAAGAGCAAAATAGATTAGTAAAACAAAATACGATCGCTTATGATTTAATATATACTCCTCGTCCTACCTTGTTTTTACAACAGGCACAACTACAAGGTGCAATAATTATTGATGGTAGCGAGATGTTAGTGCAACAAGGTGCTGTTGGGTTTGAAATTTGGACACAAAAACAAGCCCCTATAGAAATTATGCGTCAAGCATTACTCAATCTTTGATCAATAAAATTATACTAATATCATTACCTATCACTTATTACTTATTCTTTATTTTAGATTTGCTCTAGCATCCATCACCGCTAAGATAAAAAATACTATAGTTAGAGGGACACTGAGGAATAGAATAATTGTTGTATTTATTTGCCCTAATTGCGGCATTCCTGATGATAATTCAAACACAGAACCAACAGAAGCGATCGCCGTTACACAAGAAAGAAGTAGCAATACGCCACTTTTAGGAGTCATGTACATAAGTAGTTTTTGATCTTTTAATTGCATTATTTACTTAAGTCTTTTTAGCATGATCAGGAAACAATTATCAATCAAAATCTAAGAAATCATTTAAAATAGAAATGAAATT from Geminocystis sp. NIES-3709 encodes the following:
- the yvcK gene encoding gluconeogenesis factor YvcK family protein; translation: MVNSRNGRKKVNHLYKWLSPGILVKRWLLTSMIGILMTVLGLAIWTKLTPIYRFLDFVIELLNKITNNIPSYISGPLVLIIGLFLLYWGQTRTLGSITEVLKPNSDEDLIEVLWNYRRLNRGTKVVAIGGGTGLSTLLRGIKDYSANITAIVTVADDGGSSGRLRREMGMLPPGDIRNCIAALADEEKLLTELFQYRFTAGEGLNGHSFGNLFLTAMTEITGDLEGAIEASSKVLAIRGRVLPATLSDVTLWARFADGRVVEGESNIPEAGGKIVEVGCNPSYPPATTAVIKAIQQAEYIIMGPGSLYTSIIPNLLVPEIREAIAKSSAPKIYICNIMTQKGETDSYTVSDHIRAIDQVCGGKIFDAVLVQGRSPSEEVLRKYALKHCHPVYLDREEVVKLGRRIVQANIMSENQESTYVRHDPKLLGKVLFRWYSSTPRSKLFKY
- the thiC gene encoding phosphomethylpyrimidine synthase gives rise to the protein MRTEWIAKRSGQANVSQMHYARQGVITEEMHYVAKRENLPVDLIRDEVARGRMIIPANINHPNLEPMAIGIASKCKVNANIGASPNSSNIDEEVAKLHLAVKYGADTLMDLSTGGGNLDEIRTAIIKASPIPIGTVPIYQALESVHGNIENLTPDDFLHIIEKHAQQGVDYMTIHAGILIEHLPLVRNRITGIVSRGGGIIARWMLHHHKQNPLYTHFDEIIEIFKKYDVSFSLGDSLRPGCTHDASDEAQLAELKTLGQLTRRAWEHDVQVMVEGPGHVPMDQIEFNVKKQMEECSEAPFYVLGPLVTDIAPGYDHITSAIGAAMAGWYGTAMLCYVTPKEHLGLPNAEDVRNGLIAYKIAAHAADIARHRPGARDRDDELSKARYNFDWNRQFELSLDPERAKEYHDETLPADIYKTAEFCSMCGPKFCPMQTKVDADALTELEKFLAKESEVVAMAK
- a CDS encoding shikimate dehydrogenase, whose product is MHIKGTTKLLGIIGDPIEHSKSPVMQNAAIEMLNLDYVYVPFEVKKEDLEIVFKGFQAINLRGFNVTIPHKENVISFLTKITDTAKKIGAVNTVWLGGEGWHGTNTDIDGFIAPLKELNRDWTKITPMVLGAGGASRAVIVGCEQLGCQEVRVIGRNLEKLEALKDSFAYSNLNCQISVYSWDKLTNLIPDSELIVNTTPIGMYPNIDNSPLTKEQNRLVKQNTIAYDLIYTPRPTLFLQQAQLQGAIIIDGSEMLVQQGAVGFEIWTQKQAPIEIMRQALLNL
- a CDS encoding AAA family ATPase, translated to MNKTTNLSKLLFNLPENASEAVIDVNFASVLLNALGFEDQEIYPQYPDGNGKFVDRAARKTVGDDVFLFTKTNPYLLLELKGKEINLAQGSPQYNSTVKQLKQYLLAPNCRQAQWGMITNSIHLQLFRRHGKVVFPASECISLEEGNIDEIIADFRRQIEKRNQALTITVYNNKGGVGKTTTSVNMAATLTLKRKYDRVFA